A window of SAR324 cluster bacterium genomic DNA:
GGAGGTATCCAGGTGGCATATGAGCAAAGAGTGCTCCTGCCAAACCTGCATAGATCGCGCTGATCACAAAGGCTAGCAGCTTGTAAAATGGTACATTGATTCCTGAGACAGAGGCGGCGATGACATCTTCACGAATAGCCTTAAAAGCCCGACCTGTGGAGGAATTGAGGATGACGAAGGAGAAATAGATTCCGATGATAGCTGCAGTCATTACCAGGTAAAAGTAATGATCAAAGCTTTCAATGACATAATCCCCAATCGTGGGGGCTGGAATCATCATGATGCCTGTACTGGATCCGAGAGCAGGAGTTACTGCAATCATGATGCGAACAGACTCACCCAATCCAAGGGTTGCAAGCGCAAGGTAGGCACCTTCCAGCCGTACCGAAGGCAAACCAACGACCAAACCTGCCAAACAAGTAACCAAAATGGCGAGAGGCGCACTCAACCAAAAAGGCAGTCCATAATTCTGAGCTAAGAGTGCAGACGTCACTGCACCAATGGCGTACAAGCCAATATGGCCCACGGTTACTTGGCCACAAAAGCCTTTTACAATATTTAGCCCTACTGCCAGCAAAATAAATAAGCAGCATCTGTTGGCTAAATCTACGTAATACTCACCGAAAGTAGCTGTAATCAGATTCGGTAAAAAAAGCAGCAAAACATAAGCAATCAACCAGGGGAGGAGGCGATGAACCTTCGCAAGGGATTCAATTACTGAAGTAAAGTTGGTAATGAATGAAATCATGGAAAATCAACCTGGGAAGGAACAGCGTCGGGGAAACCCTTGAGTTTCCCCGATCGTTGATCAAAGACCGAAGTCTTCCGGCATACTCACACGGGCAAGAACTTCTGTCTCGAAAGCTTCTCCACCCTTTCTATAAGAAATCAGAACAGGAGTCTTGTTCCCATCACGACACTGTGGCGTCGCGTCAGCACAGAAGCTGATTGGTCCAGAGGCAAGACCTTGATAATTCTTTACGTTGGCAATCGCATCCCGAATCGCTGTTCGATCAGCTGCCAATGAACTATTAGTCAGCTTGAGGTCTGAATTGTTAAGGGCCATTTCAACAATCCTGATTAGATCATAAGCTTGGGAGAAGTCATGATCTGGTGCGTGAATGCCATAGCGATCCTTAACCATCTGGTTGAATAGCTTTGCAATGGGGCGAGTATCTGCGTTAGAGTAGGCAGCGGCATAGAAAACACCTTTTACCGCATCACCTGAGATCTTGGGCACAGGGGCATTAGATGCTGAAGAGGAACCGATGCGGCGAACATTAGGCCCGATACCAGCCTCGTAGGACTGAATCAGTGCTCGACTCATCGTCTCTGCAAGTGCAGCCACCATGATTCCATCAACACCTGCTAATTTGATCTTCTGCATGTGTGTACGGAAGTCGACTTCCTTTTCTTGTACTTGAGCAACATAAGCGGGTTCAGTTCCATGCTGACTCTTCATCTGAGCTTGCATAGCATCGCAGTCATTTTGAGAAGCTGCATCAGCTGCACAAATATAGGCGATTTTCTTACCAATATTTTCACCAACGTACTTTGCATTCACCCCTGCGTAAAAACGACCCGAGACGGGGACTCGGAAGACCCAAGCACTTCCTTTCTGGGTAATCTTTGCATTTGTGGAATGAGGGATGATTTGTGGGACTTTGGCTTTAGCCGTAACATCCACAATCGGTAAAGAAACTGAAGAACATGTTGAACCAACCAATAGATGAACCTTCTCTTGGAAAATCAATTTGTTGGCATTTGCAACACCCTTGTCTGATTTACACTCATCATTCATCAGTGTTGCCTTGATCTGATGCCCATTGATACCTCCAGCTTCATTGATGAGACCAATCTCATCCATGACCATCTGCCCGTATTTCTGACCATTCTCACTAACCATCCGCATTGTGATACCAATACGAATTTCATCAGCCAGTGCCGCTGTTGCTGAGAGAACGAATCCTCCTGCAGCTAATCCAGCAAGGAATTTAGTCCAGTTCCTCATGGCTTCCTCCTTTATAAGCCTAGTTGGGAAAGTGGCATGAACTCTTTCATGCCTTTACTTTTGCCACCACCCCAAAGAGACCGGCAGGCCGGCACATCAAAACTAGGATTAGCAGCAAAAAAGCGTAGATATCTTTGTGACTAGCAGAAATGTATGCCGCACCAAGATTTTCAAAAATTCCGACAAGAATTCCTCCGATCAGAGCACCTGGCAAGCTTCCAAAACCTCCAACCACAGCAGCTGCAAATGCTTTCAACAACATCAGGTAGCCCATCTCTACTTGCACCGACTGCATTGGGCCTACAAGCACACCTGCTGCCGCAGCTAACGCACAGGCCAGTCCGAAAATCAGCGAAATGAACAAGGGAACATTGATGCCCATCAAAAAAGCAATGTCCTTGTTATGCGCAACGGCTCTGACAGCCAGACCGATTTTCGTGTAGCGCAAAAAGTAATTCAGGATTCCCATCAAACACAAAGACACCACAGCTGTCAGTAAATAACTTGGTGGTATCGAAATGTCATTGATCTCTAAAGGTTCTATACCGAAGTCAACTGGGAAGGGTTCAGCATCCGCTCCCCAAATCAGAAAAGCTACGTTCATTAGCGCCACAGACATCCCAAAACCACAAATAATCATCCCCATTCCAGCAACAGTGTACCCACCGCCTGATCTCGTGAGACGCCTGTAGAAAACCCGCTCAATGAACATACCGAGCAAGGCGGCTAAAATCATTGCTCCAATCATTGCTCCAGGATAAGGGATACCAAGCTGTTGAGAGAGAACAAGGCCCAGAAACGCACCAAACATGTAGATTTCACCATGGGCGAAATGAACGATGTCCAAGCCTGAATAGATTAGAGAGATTCCCAAGGCCACAATTCCATAGACAACCCCGATGGTCACTCCAAAAATGATAAACGCTAGTAAAGATTCAAAATCAAAGTCCATGAGGGTGACTTATTGGTTAGGAATTAAGAGATTTTTTTGTGTTTGCGACTGTGCCGCCCAAGAAAGAATCTTTTACCGAGGGATCATTGATCAAATCTTCTGCTGAACCTTCGATCATAATCACTCCATCCCGAATAATATAGGCGTATTGGGCTAATAGTAGCGCCATCCTTACGTTTTGCTCCACGATGAGAATCGTAACACCAGTCTGACTGATTTTATATATATTAGAAAAAATTTCTAAAACGACTTTCGGCGCAAGTGCAGCACTAGGCTCATCTAGCATCAACATCTTGGGCTTGGCCATCAGGCCTCTCCCAATGACCAGCATCTGGACCTCGCCACCGCTCAAGGTTCCAGACAACACTTTCCTTCTTTGCCGAAGTACCGGAAAGAACTCATATACTCTCTCTAAATCGGTTCTTACACCGCCACCATCGCTTCGGGTGTATGCTCCCAGCATCAAGTTCTCTTCCACGGTCATCGAAGGATAAGCTTCTTTGGACTGCGTAACCTGCACAAGTCCGCTTCGCACAATTTCGTGGGGTTTCTTACCAGAGATGATTTGCCCATCAAACTCGATATTTCCCTCCATCACAGGTACCAATCCTGAAATGGTTTTCAGTAAGGTTGATTTGCCGGTTCCATTGCCCCCCAAAAGTGCAACTACACCTCCCTGGGGAACATTGAGGTTGATCCCACGAAGGATTTTGAGTTTGCCATATCCTGAGTGAACCTCCTTGATATTTAACAAAACACAGTCTCCGTATCTTTTGAACTTATGAGGTTAATCAAAGAAATCCCAAGCGATCACAGATCGTTTTGACCATCTCATCTGCGGGCCTCAGCCACCAGTCAAATGCTGAGAAGATCTCGACTTCAACAGGGCCTTTAAATCCTTCCCTCTCCAACCAAGTCCTGATTTTACGATTATCAATGCAACCATTCCCGGGCATCCCTCGATCTAGTCGCAAATCTTTCGTTTGGGGCAGCCAGTCAGAAACATGCAGGTGCCGAATTCGTGTACCCGCTTGATGAATTTGTTCTTCCAGTCCTTGATCCCACCAAAGAGCGTAGCTGTCGAGCGCAATTGTCAAATTTGGATGAGAGAGGTCATCCAAAATTTCAACTGCATCTCTCAAACTTGATATCACCGATCTCATCCCACAAACCATTGGATGAAGGGGCTCCAAAGAAAGACTCACTCCAAGTTTTTCTGCAGCGGGCAGTAGGAATTCTAGTTCTGCAAGGACTGCTTCCTTCTGAAATTGAATGTCCTTCGAATCAGAAGGCAGTCCTCCCGTGATAACCACTACTGAAGAAACCTCCAATTCAGCAGCTATTTCAAAGATTTGTTGGTTCTTCAGTCTTTGTGATTGATGATCTCCTTCACTTTCAGAATCTATCAAAACCAGAGCACAGAGCGCTTCAGCC
This region includes:
- a CDS encoding branched-chain amino acid ABC transporter permease codes for the protein MISFITNFTSVIESLAKVHRLLPWLIAYVLLLFLPNLITATFGEYYVDLANRCCLFILLAVGLNIVKGFCGQVTVGHIGLYAIGAVTSALLAQNYGLPFWLSAPLAILVTCLAGLVVGLPSVRLEGAYLALATLGLGESVRIMIAVTPALGSSTGIMMIPAPTIGDYVIESFDHYFYLVMTAAIIGIYFSFVILNSSTGRAFKAIREDVIAASVSGINVPFYKLLAFVISAIYAGLAGALFAHMPPGYLHHNNFTVIEMVTLLLMVVLGGIGNIWGGVVGAIVVTVIYDQTKDYYFYQPLIFGVTMVFLVVFMPRGIGGVIEQAIVKRKFIEKHEEQNLGTS
- a CDS encoding branched-chain amino acid ABC transporter permease — encoded protein: MDFDFESLLAFIIFGVTIGVVYGIVALGISLIYSGLDIVHFAHGEIYMFGAFLGLVLSQQLGIPYPGAMIGAMILAALLGMFIERVFYRRLTRSGGGYTVAGMGMIICGFGMSVALMNVAFLIWGADAEPFPVDFGIEPLEINDISIPPSYLLTAVVSLCLMGILNYFLRYTKIGLAVRAVAHNKDIAFLMGINVPLFISLIFGLACALAAAAGVLVGPMQSVQVEMGYLMLLKAFAAAVVGGFGSLPGALIGGILVGIFENLGAAYISASHKDIYAFLLLILVLMCRPAGLFGVVAKVKA
- a CDS encoding ABC transporter substrate-binding protein; this encodes MRNWTKFLAGLAAGGFVLSATAALADEIRIGITMRMVSENGQKYGQMVMDEIGLINEAGGINGHQIKATLMNDECKSDKGVANANKLIFQEKVHLLVGSTCSSVSLPIVDVTAKAKVPQIIPHSTNAKITQKGSAWVFRVPVSGRFYAGVNAKYVGENIGKKIAYICAADAASQNDCDAMQAQMKSQHGTEPAYVAQVQEKEVDFRTHMQKIKLAGVDGIMVAALAETMSRALIQSYEAGIGPNVRRIGSSSASNAPVPKISGDAVKGVFYAAAYSNADTRPIAKLFNQMVKDRYGIHAPDHDFSQAYDLIRIVEMALNNSDLKLTNSSLAADRTAIRDAIANVKNYQGLASGPISFCADATPQCRDGNKTPVLISYRKGGEAFETEVLARVSMPEDFGL
- a CDS encoding ABC transporter ATP-binding protein; the protein is MLNIKEVHSGYGKLKILRGINLNVPQGGVVALLGGNGTGKSTLLKTISGLVPVMEGNIEFDGQIISGKKPHEIVRSGLVQVTQSKEAYPSMTVEENLMLGAYTRSDGGGVRTDLERVYEFFPVLRQRRKVLSGTLSGGEVQMLVIGRGLMAKPKMLMLDEPSAALAPKVVLEIFSNIYKISQTGVTILIVEQNVRMALLLAQYAYIIRDGVIMIEGSAEDLINDPSVKDSFLGGTVANTKKSLNS
- a CDS encoding sugar phosphate isomerase/epimerase, with amino-acid sequence MLDEVSVTKARRSIRDSGVRAEALCALVLIDSESEGDHQSQRLKNQQIFEIAAELEVSSVVVITGGLPSDSKDIQFQKEAVLAELEFLLPAAEKLGVSLSLEPLHPMVCGMRSVISSLRDAVEILDDLSHPNLTIALDSYALWWDQGLEEQIHQAGTRIRHLHVSDWLPQTKDLRLDRGMPGNGCIDNRKIRTWLEREGFKGPVEVEIFSAFDWWLRPADEMVKTICDRLGFL